In Carya illinoinensis cultivar Pawnee chromosome 16, C.illinoinensisPawnee_v1, whole genome shotgun sequence, a single window of DNA contains:
- the LOC122298840 gene encoding protein NIM1-INTERACTING 2, which produces MAGSKKTVIEERRKAVDGVVSGRRKRAREDSSTGYDVVSGRQKEAGEDAVTEEEVEEFFAILRRIHEAVTYFKRAGKGNWRKLMENDLEGEGHEEVNGVQGEEQRKRKEEGIKENAGLDLNLDPDPDCEPI; this is translated from the coding sequence ATGGCAGGCAGCAAGAAAACCGTCATTGAGGAGAGAAGGAAGGCGGTGGACGGCGTCGTTTCCGGACGGCGGAAGAGGGCCCGAGAAGATTCTTCGACGGGATACGACGTCGTTTCCGGGAGGCAGAAGGAGGCCGGAGAAGACGCCGTGACggaggaggaggtggaggagTTCTTCGCGATCTTGAGGCGAATACACGAGGCGGTTACGTACTTCAAGAGAGCTGGCAAAGGCAACTGGCGTAAGTTAATGGAAAATGATCTCGAGGGGGAGGGGCACGAGGAAGTTAATGGCGTGCAAGGAGAGGAACAACGCAAGAGGAAGGAGGAGGGCATCAAGGAGAATGCGGGTTTGGACTTGAACTTGGATCCGGATCCAGATTGTGAGCCGATTTAG